The following are encoded in a window of Telmatobacter sp. DSM 110680 genomic DNA:
- a CDS encoding flagellar FlbD family protein has translation MIELTRLNGTPMLLNSDLIKTAEASPDTMLTLINGEKLIVREGLSDVLDRVLAYRAVLLATVARKLSPVDTLRRASALTSLEFASELGDPDSCPDPIDSCIEQQHEDKGL, from the coding sequence ATGATCGAACTTACGCGCCTTAATGGCACTCCGATGCTGCTGAACAGCGACCTGATCAAAACCGCGGAGGCTTCTCCTGACACCATGCTTACTTTGATCAATGGAGAGAAACTAATTGTGCGCGAAGGGCTGAGCGACGTGCTTGATCGCGTATTGGCGTACCGGGCAGTCTTGCTGGCCACCGTTGCCAGAAAGCTTTCGCCGGTCGATACCCTGCGGCGTGCCTCGGCCTTAACGAGCCTTGAGTTCGCCAGCGAATTAGGTGACCCTGATTCGTGCCCCGATCCCATTGATTCGTGCATTGAACAACAGCACGAGGATAAGGGTCTATGA